In the genome of Triticum urartu cultivar G1812 chromosome 5, Tu2.1, whole genome shotgun sequence, one region contains:
- the LOC125509055 gene encoding bZIP transcription factor 44-like — protein MSSGTSFTSSQGTRSSRSAEDCPDLRAQMEKRRKRRKESNRESARRSRVRKQQHLDDLSLQVDQLKNQSQQMNMVLGMTTQNLVALQAQNSVMQTQKMELESRLCALGEIICCMNSITSTANPVAAMGATTSSAYDIFGAGSTWSQPIDLYQCF, from the exons ATGTCAAGTGGGACCTCGTTCACGTCGAGCCAAGGGACCCGGAGCTCCAGGTCCGCCGAGGATTGCCCGGACCTCCGGGCCCAGATGGAGAAGAGGAGAAAGAGGAGGAAAGAGTCCAACCGGGAGTCGGCACGCCGATCTAGGGTGCGCAAGCAACAACACCTCGACGACCTCTCCTTGCAG GTGGATCAGCTCAAGAACCAGAGCCAACAAATGAACATGGTGCTGGGCATGACCACCCAAAACCTTGTGGCGCTGCAAGCACAGAACTCGGTGATGCAGACACAGAAGATGGAGCTGGAGAGCAGGCTGTGCGCCCTGGGCGAGATCATCTGCTGCATGAACTCTATCACTAGCACAGCGAACCCCGTCGCCGCCATGGGCGCCACAACAAGCAGTGCCTATGACATTTTTGGCGCCGGCAGCACATGGAGCCAGCCCATAGACTTGTACCAGTGCTtctaa
- the LOC125556010 gene encoding small polypeptide DEVIL 4-like produces MRVGAHDLKLKGLKRSLKEHKARLYIIRRCVVMLLSWHD; encoded by the coding sequence ATGAGGGTGGGCGCTCATGATCTGAAGCTCAAGGGGCTCAAGAGGTCTCTCAAGGAGCACAAGGCCAGGCTCTACATCATCCGTCGATGCGTCGTGATGCTCCTAAGCTGGCATGACTGA